GACCTGCTGATCGTGTGCGAGGTGCTGAAGGGTATCGCCTGGGCCAGCATCCTCGCCATGCCTTACGCCATCCTCGCCAGCAGCCTGCCGCAAGCGAAACTCGGCATCTACATGGGCCTGTTCAACATCTTCATCGTCGTGCCGCAGTTGCTAGTGGCAACGGTCATGGGCAGCGTGATGAACGCCTTCTTCCCCGACGATCCGGTGTGGACCATGCTGTTCGCCGCTGCGGCCTGGGCGCTGGCCGGACTTGCCATGCTGCGCGTCACCGTGCCGGACGAGACGCGATGAGGCAGGGCGCGCAAGTCGCAGCATGAGCCTCGTCGGGGTCATCGAGGCGGGCGGCACCAAGTTCGCCGCCCCGCCTGCCAGACCTGACGGCACGTTGCTCGATCGTATGCACATGGATACCCAAGCGGATGCGAAAAGCTTTGCCAAGCTGGCCAACCGGTTCGCCGTCGCCGCCCGGCACGGTCCCATTGCCGCCCTTGGGGTCGCCAGGTTCGGCCCATTCGACCTCGATTCCGCCTCCCCCGCCCACGGCATTTTCACCACCACCCTTAAGCCCGAGTGGAGCGGGGTGAACTGGCACGAGGCGCTAAAATTATTTGGCGTGCCCGTTGCCATCGATATCCACGTCAACGGCGCGGCCATGGGCGAAAGGATGGCGGGTGCGGGGCGCGGCAGGTGCACGATCGCCTACACCACGATCAGCGCCGGCATCGGTACATCTGCGAGATCTTTCTCAGCGTCGCGCGCGCCAAGGGGAAGTCGCTGGGCGCAGGCACGCACTGGGTCTTCGCCGCCGCGGTTACGCTGGGGATGCCCGCCGTCCTCGCCGCCGTGTCGCCGGTGGCAATCTTCCTGTTTTACGCCGGCATGATGGCGCTGCAGGTGGTCTCGATGGTCGAGACCGGCGGCCTCGCGCTGGAAGACGTCGCTGTCCAACTCTCCCCCGCACACAAGGAACCCTCGCATGAAGAAACACCTCCTCGTTGCCGCCGCGCCGCTCTTCACGCTTTCCGCCTGCGCTACTGTTCCGGCCACCGCGCCTGCCGCCACCGACCCGTGGCAGCCGCGGCCCTATGTGCAGATCGAGGCGCCCGAATGGACGCGCGATGCCGTGCTCTACCAGATCAACACTCGCCAGTTCACGCCCGAGGGCACGTTCCGCGCCGCCGAGCGAGAGCTTCCGCGCCTGCGCGAGCTAGGTGTCGACATCCTCTGGTTGATGCCCATCCACCCGATCGGCGAGCTCAACCGCAAGGGCACCCTCGGCAGCCCCTACTCCGTGCGCGACTACTACGCCGTGAACCCGGAATTCGGCACCGAGGCGGAGTTTCGCAGCTTCGTCGATGCCGCCCATGCGCAGGGCTTCCGCGTCATCCTCGATCTCGTTGCCAACCACACCGCCTGGGACAACGCCCTCGCGAGCGAGCACCCCGACTGGTACGAGACAACCTGGGACGGTCAATTCCGCCCCACACCGTGGTGGGACTGGTCCGACATCATTGATCTCGACTGGTCGCAGCCCGGCGTGCGCGAACACGTCGGCGGGGCGATGGAGCACTGGGTGCGCGAATTCGGCGTCGACGGCTTCCGCGCCGACGTGGCGGGATACGTGCCGGTCGATTTCTGGGAGACCATGCGCGCACGCCTCGATGCCATCCGCCCGGTCTTTATGCTCGGCGAGGTGCAACAGTCGAGCTACCACCGCGCCGCCTTCGACGCGAGTTACGGCTGGGATTGGCATGTCGCCTCCAAGCGCATTGCCCAGGGGCAGGCGGATGCCACCGGCTTTTTCGGCTATTACGCCGAGGACGAGAGCCTGTGGCCGCGCGAGGCCATGCGACTCACCTACATCGAGAACCACGACTCCAATGCCTGGGAAGGCACGATGGAGGAGAACTACGGCCCTGCGCTAGAGGCTATGACGGCTCTCAGCTTCACGCATGACGGTCTGCCACTGATCCACAACGGGCAGGAAGCCTGCAACACCAAGCGGCTAGAATTCTTCGAGAAAGACCCGATCGACTGGTCGCAGGGGCGCAATTGCGCCTACGGCACCCTGCTTCGCGACCTCATCGCCTTCCGCGATGCCAACCCCGCGCTCGCTAACGGCCAGTGGGGCGCGACCATGCAGCAGGTAGTCACCGATCGGCCACAGCAGATCTTCGGCTTTGTGCGCGAGGCTGACGGCAACAAGGTCCTCGCCCTCTTCAACTTCTCGGATGAACCTGTAACCGCCACGTTGGCAGACGGTCTGGCTGCGGGAGAATACCGCACGTTCGGCAGCAACGAAATGGCGACCATCGCGTCGGGCGACACGGTCACGCTGGCCGCCTGGGGTTACAGCCTGTTCGCAAGGGGCCAACGTTAAAAGCTGGTGAGGCGGGCCAGTTTGTAGAAAATGCTTCCCGCTAACGCTGACACGGGATGAACATCATAGTGTGCAATGCATTGAGCAACACGAGCGAATGTCTGTCGTCATGACGTCCGAACACATCGCTGAGCGACTGAAACTGGGACGCAATGCCGGCATCCAACCCTACATGAGTAGCAGCCTCATTAGTTCGCCGACCGCACGTGGCTGCGATGGCTGGCCCTGAAAATTCTGCGGTCCTGCGCACACAGAGGCATTCTGTTTCCTATTTGCTTACGGCAAGGAACGCGAAGAGCCCCGCCGGAAGCAGCGAGGCAAATTTATATCGCGTTATCACAGTCTTGGTGGTTGCGGGGGTTGGATTTGAACCAACGACCTTCAGGTTATGAGCCTGACGAGCTACCGGACTGCTCCACCCCGCGGCACCGATGTGTGGCGTCGCAAAGACGCCAAAAGGGCCGCCCTTGCGGGTCAGCCCTCTGACTTGTGAATGGGTTTTTAACCTTGCGCTGCCCGCCGGCTACAATGCCTGGCGGCGACCTACTCTTCCAGGGCTTAAGCTCTAGTACCATCGGCGCTACCTGGTTTCACGGCCGAGTTCGAGATGGGATCGGGTGGGTCACAGGCGCTATGACCACCAAGCAATGAAGCCGGCGGGCGTAGCAAGGTTTTTTAAATCGATGCACCAATCAGGTGTGTTGCTTTTAAAGGCGTCATTATCCGGCCGGACAAATCCTCCACAATGCTCGGACCCTTACAGGCCTGACATTGATGGTGGGATCCAACAAGCGCGAACAGAACTATTAGGACCGGTTAGCTCCATGCATTACTGCACTTCCACACCCGGCCTATCAACGTCGTGGTCTACGACGGTTCGATGATTGCTTATCTTGAGGGAGGCTTCCCGCTTAGATGCTTTCAGCGGTTATCCCTTCCATACATAGCTACCCTGCTGCACTCCTGGCGGAATGACAGGTACACCAGAGGTATGTTCACCCCGGTCCTCTCGTACTAGGGGCAACTCCTCTCAACAATCGACGCCCACGGCAGATAGGGACCAAACTGTCTCGCGACGTTCTGAACCCAGCTCACGTACCACTTTAATTGGCGAACAGCCAAACCCTTGGGACCTGCTCCAGCCCCAGGATGTGATGAGCCGACATCGAGGTGCCAAACACTGCCGTCGATATGAGCTCTTGGGCAGTATCAGCCTGTTATCCCCGGCGTACCTTTTATCCGTTGAGCGATGGCCCTTCCACGAGGGACCACCGGATCACTATGACCGACTTTCGTCTCTGCTCGACTCGTCAGTCTCGCAGTCAGGCAGGCTTATGCCATTGCACTCTCGCAGCCGGTTTCCAACCGGCCTGAGCCTACCATCGCGCGCCTCCGTTACTCTTTAGGAGGCGACCGCCCCAGTCAAACTACCCGCCACAGAGGGTCCTTCCACCGGATAACGGTGGTAAGTTAGACATCAGAAAACAACAGGGTGGTATTTCACCTATGGCTCCACTCGGACTGGCGCCCAAGTTTCAAAGCCTCCCACCTATGCTACACAGTTCTTTCCTAATGCCACTCTGAAGCTGCAGTAAAGGTGCACGGGGTCTTTCCGTCTAACCGCGGGTATCCCGCATCTTCACGGGAACTTCAATTTCGCTGAGCATATCCTGGAGACAGTGGGGAAGTCGTTACGCCATTCGTGCAGGTCGGAACTTACCCGACAAGGAATTTCGCTACCTTAGGACCGTTATAGTTACGGCCGCCGTTTACCGGGGCTTCAATTCGGAGCTTGCACTCCTCCTCTTAACCTTCCGGCACCGGGCAGGCGTCAGACCCTATACGTCGTCTTGAAGCCGACTTAGCAGAGTCCTGTGTTTTTGCTAAACAGTCGCTACCCCCTGGCCTGTGCCCCCTGAAAAGACTTGCGTCGATCCAGGGCCTCCTTCTTCCGAAGGTACGGAGGCAATTTGCCGAGTTCCTTCAGGATACTTCACTCAAGCGCCTTGGTATACTCTACCTGACCACCTGTGTCGGTTTCGGGTACGGTCTATATGAAGAGGCTATTTCCCGGGACAACTTGGCAGCCCTCTCAATCCAATAAGAGAGAACTACATCTGCCATCCGTCACACATCTTCAGGCCCACGAATATTAACGTGGTTCCCATCGACTACCCCCTTCGGGCTCGTCTTAGGGGCCGGCTTACCCTGCGCCGATTAGCGTTGCGCAGGAACCCTTGGTCTTTCGGCGAGAGGGCATCTCACCCTCTTTATCGCTACTCATGTCAGCATTCTCACTTCCGATACGTCCACCGTCGGTTACCCTTCGGCTTCGCTCGCTTACGGAACGCTCCGCTACCGCTGCAGTAAACTGCAACCCTAAGCTTCGGTGCATCACTTTAGCCCCGTTACATCTTCGCCGCAGGAACCCTTATTTAGACCAGTGAGCTGTTACGCTTTCTTTAAAGGATGGCTGCTTCTAAGCCAACCTCCTGGTTGTTTTGGGATTCCCACATGCTTTCCCACTTAGTGATGACTTGGGGACCTTAGCTGTAGGTTAGGGCTGTTTCCCTTTTGACGACGGACCTTAGCACCCGCCGTCTGTCTGCCAGACAAGACTCGATGGTATTCGGAGTTTGGTTAGGTTTGGTACCACTCGCGCAGCCCTAGCCCATCCAGTGCTCTACCCCCATCGGCATACATCTGACGCTCTACCTCAATAGATTTCGCGGAGAACCAGCTATTTCCCGGCTTGATTGGCCTTTCACCCCTAAACACAAGTCATCCGATAATTTTTCAACATTAAACGGTTCGGCCCTCCAGTGCATGTTACTGCACCTTCAGCCTGCTCATGCCTAGATCGCCGGGGTTCGGGTCTAATCCAACAAACTCATTCGCCCTATTCAGACTCGCTTTCGCTGCGCCTACACCTAACGGCTTAAGCTTGCTTGCTAGATTAAGTCACTGACCCATTATACAAGAGGTACGCTGTCACCCCCCAAAGGGGCTCCAACTGATTGTAAGCATTCGGTTTCAGGTACTGTTTCACTCCCCTAATCGGGGTGCTTTTCACCTTTCCCTCACGGTACTTGTTCGCTATCGGTCATGTACGAGTATTTAGGCTTGGAGGGTGGTCCCCCCATGTTCAGACAGGATTTCACGTGTCCCGCCCTACTCGAGTCCTTCATCATCACTTTCACATACGGGGCTGTCACCCGCTATGGCCAAACTTTCCAGAATGTTTTGCTAGTTGAAATGAAGGCACTGGCCTGGTCCGCGTTCGCTCGCCACTACTAACGGAATCTCGGTTGATGTCTTTTCCTCCAGGTACTGAGATGTTTCAGTTCCCCGGGTTCGCTTCACCAAAGCTATATATTCACTATGGTGATACCTAATCCACCTCATCACCACATCCCGAGGGATGCAGAGAAGAAATGGTGAAGGTGGGTTTCCCCATTCGGAAATCGCCGGATCTAAGCTTGCTCACAGCTCCCCGACGCTTATCGCAGCGTGCCACGTCCTTCTTCGCCTGTACATGCCAAGGCATCCACCAAATGCTCTTACCTCACGCTTGAGAATCCACACCATCAACGACAAGCCTGTATAACACTTGCCGATACAATGGCGCGGAGGAATTATCTCAGCCAGATAATCAAAATTGATTGATTTGTGATTTGCCATCGACTGGTCACGGCCCGAAGGCCGACCCAGCGCGACGACACCTCACGGCATCGATTTAAAAACCCATTCACAATGTCAAAGACGTACGGTCGAAACCGCACTACCCGCCAAACGCGGGATCCGTTTTCTCTTCATCCTGGAAACAATCGGCAACTACCGGCTGGTGGAGCCTATCGGGATCGAACCGATGACCCCCTGCTTGCAAAGCAGGTGCTCTCCCAGCTGAGCTAAGGCCCCTTAAGCCTGGTAATTGGTGGGCCTGAGAAGATTCGAACTTCTGACCTCACCCTTATCAGGGGTGCGCTCTAACCGACTGAGCTACAGGCCCTTGGCACCTGCCCCGGCAAACTGCCGAAGCGGCGCGAGCCAGCTCAGACGCCATCGCGCCAGCCGTAAACGGCGGCGCGAAGGTTTCCAGTGATGAAGGGACATGAGGACGACGGCATGTTCTTTGGAAGCCGCGAAGCTCTTCCGACGACTAGCATCGGCGCTTTCGTGGCAATCCTTAGAAAGGAGGTGATCCAGCCGCAGGTTCCCCTACGGCTACCTTGTTACGACTTCACCCCAGTCGCTGATCCCACCGTGGTTGGCTGCCTCCTGCAAGCAGGTTAGCGCACCACCTTCGGGT
This is a stretch of genomic DNA from Aurantiacibacter arachoides. It encodes these proteins:
- a CDS encoding ROK family protein, whose product is MSLVGVIEAGGTKFAAPPARPDGTLLDRMHMDTQADAKSFAKLANRFAVAARHGPIAALGVARFGPFDLDSASPAHGIFTTTLKPEWSGVNWHEALKLFGVPVAIDIHVNGAAMGERMAGAGRGRCTIAYTTISAGIGTSARSFSASRAPRGSRWAQARTGSSPPRLRWGCPPSSPPCRRWQSSCFTPA
- a CDS encoding alpha-amylase family glycosyl hydrolase, translating into MKKHLLVAAAPLFTLSACATVPATAPAATDPWQPRPYVQIEAPEWTRDAVLYQINTRQFTPEGTFRAAERELPRLRELGVDILWLMPIHPIGELNRKGTLGSPYSVRDYYAVNPEFGTEAEFRSFVDAAHAQGFRVILDLVANHTAWDNALASEHPDWYETTWDGQFRPTPWWDWSDIIDLDWSQPGVREHVGGAMEHWVREFGVDGFRADVAGYVPVDFWETMRARLDAIRPVFMLGEVQQSSYHRAAFDASYGWDWHVASKRIAQGQADATGFFGYYAEDESLWPREAMRLTYIENHDSNAWEGTMEENYGPALEAMTALSFTHDGLPLIHNGQEACNTKRLEFFEKDPIDWSQGRNCAYGTLLRDLIAFRDANPALANGQWGATMQQVVTDRPQQIFGFVREADGNKVLALFNFSDEPVTATLADGLAAGEYRTFGSNEMATIASGDTVTLAAWGYSLFARGQR